CGTCCTGGATCTCCGCGCTCGTGACCTCGCCGCCGACCGAAACGCTCGCGACGTCCGTCGCGATCGCCCTGACCTTCCGGGTGTTCCCGCGGGCATCGACGGTCTTGAACTTCTGTTCACCCACTTGGGTCTCGGTCGGCCCGCGCCCGAGCTGGTGTTTCTTTCGCTTTGCCATCGGGCGCAGTCGCCCGCCGGTTCGCTTGCGCGTCGAACGGCCGTGATCGTTCATACCTGGGAGGAGCGCCGGTGGCTACTAAAAGGGATCGCATCCGAACCGTTTAGGGTTCCGCCGCGAGCACTCTCTGGACATGAGTCTGCGGGTCGCCGTTGCCGCGCCGTTCCGGGAAGCGGGCACGCGCTCGATGGAGGAGAGTCGGTTCGTCGTGGCGCTCTCGCTGGATCGGGACTGGTTCTCGCCGGATCAGGCAAAACGCCTGATCGACGTGGCCGTCGGCGAGGGACTCCTCGAACGGACCGAGGCCGGCATCGAAGCGACCTTTCCGGTCGACTCGGTCGGGATCCCCGAGGACTTCTCGCCCGCAGAGGACCTCCTCGCACAGCGCTCGCCCTTCGAACGCGTCCTCGAACGGGTCGTCGCGGACGGGATCGACAAACGGACCGCCGTCGGCCGGATCAACGAACTCCAGCGGGAAATCGGGATCTCCATCGAGGTGGCAGCAGTCGTCTTCGCGCGCCGGGAAGGGATCGACGTGAGCGGGGAACTGTCGGCGGTCCGCGGAACGCTGAACCGGGAGGGCTAACTCCGCGGCGCGGGTAGCGTCCCCATGGTCGAGGAGCACCTCGCGGACGGACGACGGATCGCCCAGTTGCTCGCAAGCGAGATCGACGGCCGGACCGACGGGTCCCTCGATACACTCTCGGTGACGGAAGCCAACCCCGACGTCGAACCGACCGCAAACGGCGCGTTCGCCTACGCGGTCGCGGCCGACGGCGAGCGTCTGGCGGGCGTCTACGTCCATCCCGACCGGGTACACCTCGAGTTCGACGCGGGCCACGAAGCCGCCCTCACCGCGGCCGAATCCGCAACACTGCGGGTGCGCCCGAAAGCGACCCACCCCCCGAAAACGCTCGTGTTCGTCGAGGACGGTGCGGCGGTGAAACGTGCAGTCGCCGTGATCGAGAGCGCGGCTCAGTCGAACTGAGTGATCAGATCGGGCAGGTCCTCTACGATCGTCTCGCGTTCGACGTGGGCGTTCGCTCGCGGGTCGGGATCGGGACCGCCCGGATACAGCACCTGGACGACGGCCATCCCGATTCCGGCCGCGCCCGCGATGTCCGTCTCGACGCTGTCGCCGACGTAGACCGCCTCCTCGGGGCTGACCTCGAGCGCGCCCAGGATCGCCTCGAACGCCTCCGGGTGGGGTTTGCCCCGCTTCAGTTCGCCGGTGATGACCGCCGCATCGAACAGTCCCTCCCAGCCGAGCGTGCGCAGTTTGTCGCGCTGGGCGACGACCGGCCCGTTGGTCAGCAGGCCGACGGCGTAGCGCTCCTCTAGGGTTCGGACCAGGGACTCGGCGCCCCCGATGGGTTCGAGGTTCGCCGCGATCGCGTTCCGGTAGGCCTCCGCGAGCGCCTCGCCGTCGCCCTCTTCGAGCAAGTCCGCGAAGATCGGTCCCCGCGTCTCGTGGGCGTGGGCGCGCTGATGGGCCTCGCCGTAGGTCTCCCGGGAGACCGTCGGCACGCCAACGGTCTCGGAGGCCTCCGCAAGCAGGGTCGACCGGTCGCGTGAAACCACCGCGAGGGTGTAATCGAGATCGAACACGACCGCTCTGAGTGCCATACCTCCCTTTAGTGGCCCCGGCATTTGAGCGTATCCGAACGGGAACGTTGTAGTTCCCGCTCGCCGAGGTGAGTATATGCAGTTCTTCGAGCGTCTCGACGAGCGCATCCGGGAGCGCGACTCGGTCCTCTGTGTCGGTCTCGATCCCGACCCCGACCGGCTTCCCGATCACATGGCCGAATACGACCTCCCGCGGTGGGCGTTCAACCGCCGGATCATCGACGCGACCCACGAACACGCCGCCGCCTACAAACCAAACGCCGCCTTCTACGAGGACCCCGACGGCTGGCGCGCGCTCGTCGAGACGATGGCCTACGCCCACGGGAAGGACGTTCCCGTCGTTCTGGACGCCAAGCGCGCCGACATCGGAAACACCGCCCGCCAGTACGCGAAGCTGCTCGATCGGGCCGACGCCATCACCGTCAATCCCTACATGGGACGCGATTCGCTCGAACCGTTCCTCTCGAAGCCCGAAACGGGCGTGTTCGTGCTCTGTCGGACCTCCAATCCCGGTGGTGCGGACCTGCAGGACCTCGAACTCGCCTCCGGCGAGGCCGTCTACGAGCGGGTCGCCGCCCTTGCGGACCTCTGGAATACGAACGGGAACGTCGGCTTGGTGGTCGGTGCGACCGCGCCCGAGGAGCTCGAATCGCTGCGCGAGCAGGTCCCCGACCTCCCCTTTCTGGTGCCCGGCGTCGGCTCGCAGGGTGGGGACGCAGAAGCCGCCGTCGAGTTCGGGCTCGCCGGCGGAGTCGGGCTGATCAACTCCTCGCGGGGAATCATCTTCGCGGGCGTCGGCGGTCCGGAGGGCGGCGAGAACTTCGCGAGCGCCGCTGGCGAGGCGGCAAAGCGCCTCAAACGTCGGTTGAACCGGTATCGGTAGCCCCGACTCCCACCCTTATGTGACTCGGCGGTCGCGTATGCCCATGGACGACCTGACGAGACGGGCCGCGGTCGCAGAACGGGCCGCCCGCGCCGGGAGCGACCTCGCGATGGCCGAGTTCCGGACCGGCATCGCCGTCGAGACCAAAGAGGGCAAGACCGACGTCGTGACGCAGGCGGACCGCGACGCCCAGAACCGGGTGATCGAGGTCATCCGCGAGGAATTTCCCGACGACGCTATCGTCGGCGAGGAAGAGGACGCGCTCAAGGAGGTCCCCGAGGCGGGTCCCGCGTGGGTGATCGACCCAATCGACGGGACGAGCAACTTCGTTCGGGACGTCCCGATCTGGGCGACCAGCGTCGCCGCCGTGATCGACGGCGAACCCGTCGCCGCGACCAACGCGATGCCCGCCATCGGGGACTACTACGTGGCCGACGACGAGGAGACGCGGCTGAACGGCGATCCAGTGCAGGTAAGCGACCGGACCGATCCCGAGGCCTGTACGGTCGCGCCGACGCTGTGGTGGGACTTCGACCAGCGCGAGGTGTTCGCCCGCGTCGTCCGGGCGGTCGTCGAGCGCTTCGGCGACGTGCGTCGCTTGGGCTGTGCGCAGGCCACCCTCTCGCTCGTGGCCGACGGCGGTCTCGACGGGGCGCTGAGCGACGTCCGCCCGAACCCGTGGGATACCGTCGCGGGCGTTCACCTCCTGCGGAACGCTGGCGGCGAGGCGACGGACGTCGAGGGCGAGCGCTGGCGCCACGACAGTACGGGACTCGTCGTCTCGAACGGCCGCGTCCACGGGACGATCCTTGAGGCGGTCCGGGCCGCGACGGAGCGATAGACGGGTTACGCGAGGTCGTCGTAGGTCGGTCGCTCGGATTCGCCGGGGAACGACTCGACGGGCGTCGTCGTCTGGTCCCCTGAGTACATGTCCTTGACGGTGACCTCGCCCGATTCCAGGTCGCGCTCGCCGACGATCACGACCGTCTCGGCACCGATCGAATCGGCGTAGTTCATCTGTGCGCCGAAACTCCGGTCGGCCAGATCGGTTTCGACGCGGTGGCCCCGCTCGCGCAACTCGCGGGCGATACGGGCGGCCACAGGTCGGGTCTCGCCCACCGAGAGGACATAGTAATCGGTGCCGAACGTTCCGGCGGACCGGGCCTCGGCCCGTTCGAGAAGAAGCGAGAGCGTCTCGTGGCCGACGGCGAACCCTACTGCGGGGGTCGGCTGGCCGCCAAAGCCCTCAATCAGGTCGTCGTAGCGCCCGCCGCCGAAGACCGACCTGCTGACCTCACCCGCGGAGTCGAAACACTCGAAGACCACGCCCGTGTAGTAATCGAGCCCGCGGGCGGTTTCGAGCGAGATGGTACAGTGTTCGCGCGCGCCGAAGTCCTCGGCCGCCGCGAGGACGTTTTCGAGGTTTTCGACTGCCGACTGGACCCGGTCGGTGCCCGCGAACTCGACCAGTTCTCCGAGGTCGTCCGTCGAGAGCAGCGAATCGAACTGCTCGGCCTGCGAGCCGGTCAATCCCGCGTCGGTCAGCAGGCCGTAGTACTCGCCGTCCTCGATCTTCTCGCGCTTATCGACCGCGCGGATCGCCTCGCGGGTGTCGACCTCGTCGCCGACCGCGTCGAGAAGCCCCCCGAGGATATCGCGGTGCGAGACGCGAAACTCGAAGTCCTCGCCCGTGAGCCCCAGTCCGGTTAGCGCGTCCGCACAGTACGCGAGGACCTCGGCGTCGGCTTCGGGCTCCGAGGACCCGAAGACGTCGACGTTGGTCTGGTAGAACTCGCGAAAGCGGCCCTGCTGGACCTGCTCGTAGCGCCAGAACGGTCTGGTCGAGAACCACTTGATCGGCTTCGAGAGCTCCTGTTGTTTGGCGACGACCATCCGTGCGACCGTCGGGGTGAGTTCGGGCGTCATCGCCACCTCCCG
The DNA window shown above is from Halalkalicoccus jeotgali B3 and carries:
- a CDS encoding DUF2240 family protein encodes the protein MSLRVAVAAPFREAGTRSMEESRFVVALSLDRDWFSPDQAKRLIDVAVGEGLLERTEAGIEATFPVDSVGIPEDFSPAEDLLAQRSPFERVLERVVADGIDKRTAVGRINELQREIGISIEVAAVVFARREGIDVSGELSAVRGTLNREG
- a CDS encoding 30S ribosomal protein S8e, whose translation is MNDHGRSTRKRTGGRLRPMAKRKKHQLGRGPTETQVGEQKFKTVDARGNTRKVRAIATDVASVSVGGEVTSAEIQDVVENPANPNYVRRNIITKGALIETSEGRARVTSRPGQDGQVNAVLEE
- the hisS gene encoding histidine--tRNA ligase; protein product: MYERIKGFRDFYPEEMRSRRAVIDGLEEAARRYGFREIGTPALERTEMYVEKSGEEITDELYHFTDQGGREVAMTPELTPTVARMVVAKQQELSKPIKWFSTRPFWRYEQVQQGRFREFYQTNVDVFGSSEPEADAEVLAYCADALTGLGLTGEDFEFRVSHRDILGGLLDAVGDEVDTREAIRAVDKREKIEDGEYYGLLTDAGLTGSQAEQFDSLLSTDDLGELVEFAGTDRVQSAVENLENVLAAAEDFGAREHCTISLETARGLDYYTGVVFECFDSAGEVSRSVFGGGRYDDLIEGFGGQPTPAVGFAVGHETLSLLLERAEARSAGTFGTDYYVLSVGETRPVAARIARELRERGHRVETDLADRSFGAQMNYADSIGAETVVIVGERDLESGEVTVKDMYSGDQTTTPVESFPGESERPTYDDLA
- a CDS encoding inositol monophosphatase family protein: MDDLTRRAAVAERAARAGSDLAMAEFRTGIAVETKEGKTDVVTQADRDAQNRVIEVIREEFPDDAIVGEEEDALKEVPEAGPAWVIDPIDGTSNFVRDVPIWATSVAAVIDGEPVAATNAMPAIGDYYVADDEETRLNGDPVQVSDRTDPEACTVAPTLWWDFDQREVFARVVRAVVERFGDVRRLGCAQATLSLVADGGLDGALSDVRPNPWDTVAGVHLLRNAGGEATDVEGERWRHDSTGLVVSNGRVHGTILEAVRAATER
- a CDS encoding HAD family hydrolase; its protein translation is MALRAVVFDLDYTLAVVSRDRSTLLAEASETVGVPTVSRETYGEAHQRAHAHETRGPIFADLLEEGDGEALAEAYRNAIAANLEPIGGAESLVRTLEERYAVGLLTNGPVVAQRDKLRTLGWEGLFDAAVITGELKRGKPHPEAFEAILGALEVSPEEAVYVGDSVETDIAGAAGIGMAVVQVLYPGGPDPDPRANAHVERETIVEDLPDLITQFD
- the pyrF gene encoding orotidine-5'-phosphate decarboxylase is translated as MQFFERLDERIRERDSVLCVGLDPDPDRLPDHMAEYDLPRWAFNRRIIDATHEHAAAYKPNAAFYEDPDGWRALVETMAYAHGKDVPVVLDAKRADIGNTARQYAKLLDRADAITVNPYMGRDSLEPFLSKPETGVFVLCRTSNPGGADLQDLELASGEAVYERVAALADLWNTNGNVGLVVGATAPEELESLREQVPDLPFLVPGVGSQGGDAEAAVEFGLAGGVGLINSSRGIIFAGVGGPEGGENFASAAGEAAKRLKRRLNRYR